DNA from Candidatus Zixiibacteriota bacterium:
AGCAAACTGGTGCGCGAATCCTATGATTCGACCACCAACTCTGTCTGGGTCGAGCAGGAGGGTGTGACGTTGTACGACCTTTATGACAAGGCACCTCCCAGCTCCGAGACTCGAACCAAGTGGTTTACTTTTAAGGTGATGAGCCGTGACGACGCTTTTGTCGCTGACCCTGAGCCGGAGGTGACGGCATTTCGGGTTCTGGAACCAAAGTTCGAAAAGGATGTCCTGTTGATTGACAACAACACTTACTTCCCTGGATCCATGATGATCCTGACTGCGCGCGATATCGAATTCTATGGCAAGGATGACCCCAGGGTGCTTATGTTCCAGGAGCGCTATTCTTCAATATTCGAAGAGGCAGGTTACCCGGTCGACGATTTGTACTTCCATCTTAATACCGATAGACCTAACGACAAGAGGGTTCCCGGAGTGGATACGCTTGTGAAATACAAGCTGGTCATAATGGTGGCCGATAACTGTCAGGCAAAGAACGATCGCAACAAACACTGGAATTCCCTGGCAAACTACATGGATATCGGCGGTAAAGTGATGCTGATCGGGTGGAATAATTTTAATCCGAACATTAAACCTAGAGGATTTTTATCATTTGCTCGTGGAGCATTCGAAAATCACTACTTCGGTATTAATGGTGAATACATGGCCGGATGGGGTGAGCGAGACAATATGAGCGCACCTTATGAGGAATGGTGGTGGTATATTACCGGTGTTACCAACGAGGAGATGGTCCAGGCTGTCGCCGACGAAAGAATTACGGGATTGCCCCTGGTTTTGAGTGTCGACAGCAACAGGCTGGATGATTACTTTATTGTACAGAATACATGGATTGCGGAAACTGATACGGTTTTTGAAAACGACACTACGGTCGTGCGCTCGTGGTTTGAGAAGAACAATTATCCCTTTAAACAGAATGCCGAGCCCTGGGTGAATTACTTCGAGAAAGACCCGTCAGCCGAAGCTCTGTATATCGCAAATTCGCTCTACGACAACCCGCGCGATTTCAAGTTCCATGGTGAAACCATTGACGGTAAACCTATCGCTGTTCGCAAGGATGGCGGATTGTACAAAACTGCGGTTTTCGGCTTCTCACTGTATTGCCGTCCCAAAGCGGAAGCGGTTGAACTGATGAGAGGTATGATCGAGTGGTTCCTCGAGGAATAACCAGAACTATCAGTCGCATTGACTGCAAATAAACTGAGAGGCAGGAAGATTTAATCTTCCTGCCTTATTTTTTTCAATATATTCACCGCCGGCTGATAGCCGGGATCGATCCGAAGAATCTCTTCTAATATTTCTATGGCGTCCCCGAATCGGTTCATACCGTAGTAAGCCTGTGCCTTGTACATAAGCATAAGTACCCTCTGGTTGTCTTCAGAGCCATAATTCAGTTTATCTAAATCATCCAGCGCTTGCCGGTAATTACCTGACATCAATGAGGACTCGATCAGTCCTGCCTGAGCCCGAAACATCGTGCTGTCTGCTTCCAAAGCAGAGCTGAAATAGTCATAGGCATCTGAATACTCCGCACTGCGCATAGCGATCAGCCCCAGGTTGGCTTCCACCTGTGCCTTCAGCTTGTCTTTTTCTTTTATCGAATAAAGTGTTTCCATCTGTAACGGGTCGCGCTCATAGGTCGGCTGTCTTTCGGAGGCCAATAGTCTGCGTGCCACCACCAGGTCATCCTGCGCCGAACGCAGGTCAGTGCCCAGTATGGTCGCCAGGTCAATCTTGAGCACTGCACGGTAGAAGTAGTAGTAGGGCGAATCGGGATAGTAGTGCTCGATACTGTCCACTCTTGCCAGCGCCTGCGACTGCCTCCCGACCTCGCGCGCGGCCTTGATGTAGTTGATGATAACCTCGGTGAAATAAGGCTTAAGCGACAGAGCCTTTTCTGCCAGCTGAAATGCTGTTTCTTTGTTGCCACGCAGTCTCTCGACTTCCGCCAGGCTGGTCATAGACAGCGCAGAGGCGGGATTGTATTCGATCTCAGCCCGATAGAAGACTGCCGCGGAGTCAAGCTGGCCGGTTCGTACAAAGCTGGTCGCCAGGTTCAGATTCGCCTGCGGGTAGTGCGGATCGAATTCAAGTAATTCACGATATAGCTGTCGAGCCCTGTCATGATTTCCATTTGCCAAGAGTCGATTAGCCCTGCTGTATAACTCTTGATGAGGATTGGAGAAATCTATCCCGTATGGCAGGTATTGGGTTAGCGCAAACAGCATTATCAGCAGTAAAGAACATATCAGAGTTGAAACTGTTTTTCTCGACCTTATCAGAGCGATGAATTGATGGATACCGTAACCTGCCAGAATGGCCGCAAACGGTAATAGTGGCAGTCTGAAACGTGATGTAACAAAAAACAGGACAATAACGGCGCTGTATGAAATCATGAAAGCAACAATCAAAGCTGTTTTTCTATTATATTTGAAACTGTATACTGCTCCCAGTATCCCGAATGGCACTAACAGCCAGAGCGATACAACCAAGATTCTGGAGACACCGATCTGAGAACGAAATTGCGAGATGTTGCGGTTGTTGGAAACATCTCGATCCGCAATCAGCAACCAGATTTTCTTAAATGTCAGATTAACAGCCTGGCCGGGATTTTGATGCCAGAAATCGAGACCCTTTCCGAACCAATAGGAGGAAACCTCCCGGGGACCCAGAATTCGATTCATATCCTTTTCCGCCAGATACTTACAATCTGCGTACTGCCAGTCCTTACCTAAGGGCTCCGGCATAGCCGCCGACCATCCGGTAGCCTCCGGGTTGTTACCGATATAGAAGTTGATTCCTCCCTGGGTTGGAAGTGGATTGAAATGCCCTCCAACGTGCGCATTTCTAGCGGCCACCGGAAGAAGGACCAAAGCCACACCTGTCAGGTTGAACAGTATCCTTCTGAGATTGCGTTTGAAGAGTGTATCTCGGTGTGAGATAAA
Protein-coding regions in this window:
- a CDS encoding tetratricopeptide repeat protein produces the protein MLSQRMIIKNEKALLLILVGVYILLRILYLWQYNQSLYWGDLTVDARFHYNWARAVAEGSIIGEEVFFRAPLYPYLLAVWHYLFSGNLLAIIIIQNLIGIGSFVITYYLARKLYNPIIALITAVLYLFVFDFIFFESELLLDFLLVFFLPLFFLLVFKAEKSARDYLWLISGIVLGMAAMTRPTVLVLAVIVPVYIFISHRDTLFKRNLRRILFNLTGVALVLLPVAARNAHVGGHFNPLPTQGGINFYIGNNPEATGWSAAMPEPLGKDWQYADCKYLAEKDMNRILGPREVSSYWFGKGLDFWHQNPGQAVNLTFKKIWLLIADRDVSNNRNISQFRSQIGVSRILVVSLWLLVPFGILGAVYSFKYNRKTALIVAFMISYSAVIVLFFVTSRFRLPLLPFAAILAGYGIHQFIALIRSRKTVSTLICSLLLIMLFALTQYLPYGIDFSNPHQELYSRANRLLANGNHDRARQLYRELLEFDPHYPQANLNLATSFVRTGQLDSAAVFYRAEIEYNPASALSMTSLAEVERLRGNKETAFQLAEKALSLKPYFTEVIINYIKAAREVGRQSQALARVDSIEHYYPDSPYYYFYRAVLKIDLATILGTDLRSAQDDLVVARRLLASERQPTYERDPLQMETLYSIKEKDKLKAQVEANLGLIAMRSAEYSDAYDYFSSALEADSTMFRAQAGLIESSLMSGNYRQALDDLDKLNYGSEDNQRVLMLMYKAQAYYGMNRFGDAIEILEEILRIDPGYQPAVNILKKIRQED